The Terriglobia bacterium genome contains the following window.
TGCAACTCCTGGGCCAGACCCGGATCGGCGCGCGCTGCACCATCCGCACCGGCAGCGTGCTGCACGACGCCGCGCTCGGCGAAAACGTGACCGTCGAAGCCCACTGCATGGTCTCCGAGAGCCGCCTGGACACCGGCGCGGTGATCGGGCCGTTCGCGCGGCTGCGCGGCGATACGCACCTCAAGCCCGGCGTGCGCATTGGCAACTTCGTGGAGCTGAAGAAGACTGTGGTCGGCGAAGGCGCCAAGGCCATGCACCTGACCTACCTGGGCGACGCGCACATCGGCGCGAGGACCAACATCGGCGCCGGCACCATCACCTGCAACTACGACGGTTTCCACAAGCACCCCACGACCATCGGCAGCCGCGTCTTCATCGGCAGCAACACCGCGCTGGTGGCCCCGGTGCGCGTGGGCGACGCCGCCTATGTGGCCGCCGGCTCCACCATCACCGAAAACGTCCCGGCCGAAGCCCTGGGCATCGCCCGCGGCCGCCAGGTCAACAAGCCCGGCTGGGCCGCCCAGAAGCGCCGCGAACTCGCCGCCGCGGAGAAACCCATCAAGAAGCCCCCGCGCAAACCCGTCCGCCCCCGCAAGAAGGCCAGGCCCCGCAGGAAATGAGTCGAACACGTGCCCGGGAGCGTCGTGTGTTAAGATAGAGCTTCCCAGAACGCTTCAGGGAGCCACCAGCGCATGAAATTTGGAGTCGTCGTCTTTCCCGGGTCCAATTGCGACCACGACGCGTTTTACGCCATCAGCAACGTCCTGCAGCAGCCTGTCGAATTCATCTGGCACCAATCCGAAAATCTGGCCCATTGCGACGCCGTCATTCTCCCCGGTGGCTTCTCCTACGGCGACTACCTGCGCACCGGCGCCATCGCCCGCTTCTCCCCGGTGATGAAGTCGGTCGAAAAATTCGCCAAAAGCGGCGGCCTGGTCCTGGGCATCTGCAACGGCTTCCAGATCCTGTGCGAAGCGGGCCTCCTGCCCGGCGCCATGCTGCGCAACGCCGGCCTGCGCTTCATCTGCCGCCCCGTGCACGTCCGCGTGGAGCAGACCGACACCCCCTTCACCTGCGCCGCGCAGAAGCGCCAGATCCTGAAAATTCCCATCGCCCATTCCGACGGCAACTACACCTGCGACGCCGCCACGCTCGCCGAACTCGAAACCAACCGCCAGGTGATCTTCCGCTACACGACGCCGGACGGAAAAAACGATGCTGCCGGCAATCCCAACGGCTCGCTGAACAACATCGCCGGCATCTGCAACCGCGAACGCAACGTCGTGGGCCTGATGCCGCACCCCGAGCGCGCCGTTGAATCGGCGCTCGATTCCGCGGACGGCCTGGTGGTCTTCCGCTCCCTGGCCGAAGCGCTGGTCGGCACGGCCAAAGCGTAAGGGAACGTGGCCCGTGTTTCATGACCCGGTAATTTTCGAGTTTTGCAGGAGCACGATGTATCGTGCCCCTGCGGTTTCTAGTCTTGGCAGGCGTTGAGGCGCAATGGCGACGGCGAGCACAGAGATTAAGGTCACACCGGAAATCGCGGCCGAGCACGGCCTGACGCCGCAGGAGTACGCCCGCGTGCAGCAGATCCTCGGGCGCGACCCGAATATCACCGAGCTGGGCATTTTCAGCGTGATGTGGAGCGAGCACTGCTCCTACAAATCGAGCAAGGTGCACCTCAAGCGCCTGCCCACGCGCGGCAAGCTGGTGGTCCAGGGCCCCGGCGAAAACGCCGGCGTGGTGGACATCGGCGACGGCCTGGTCGCCGCCTTCAAGATCGAATCGCACAACCATCCCAGCTTCGTCGAGCCCTTCCAGGGCGCGGCCACCGGCGTGGGCGGCATCCTGCGCGACATCTTCACCATGGGCGCGCGCCCCATCGCCGTCCTGGATTCCCTGCGCTTCGGCCCGCTCACCGCCGGCCACGGCATCAGCGAAGAGGACGCCGCGCGCAACCGCCGCATCCTCGACGGCGTGATCCGCGGCATCGGCCACTACGGTAATTGCTTCGGCGTCCCCACCGTCGGCGGCGAAGTGGGCTTCGAGCCCTGCTACACGGCGAACCCGCTGGTCAACGCCCTGGCTCTGGGCATCGCCAAAAAAGATGAAATTTTCCTCGCCAAGGCCCGCGGCACCGGCAATCCCGTCATCTACGTCGGCGCCAAGACCGGCCGCGACGGCATTCACGGCGCATCCCTGCTGGCCTCTGCCGAATTCACCGAAGAATCGCAGCAGAAGCGCCCCAACGTGCAGGTCGGCGACCCCTTCGTGGAAAAGCTGCTCCTCGAAGCCTGCCTCGAAGCCATGCACACCGGCGCCATCGTCGCCATTCAGGATATGGGCGCCGCCGGGCTGACCTGCTCGACCTGCGAGATGGCCTCGCGCGGCGAAACCGGCATCGAGATCGACCTGGCGCGCGTCCCGCAGCGCGAAACACGCATGACCCCCTACGAAATCATGCTCAGCGAATCGCAGGAGCGCATGCTCCTCGTCGCCGAAAAGGGCCGCGAGGACGAAGTCCTCGGCGTTTTTGCCAAGTGGGGCCTGGACGCGGTGGTGGTCGGCGAAGTCACCGCAGGCGGCCTGCTCCGCGTCCGGGACCACGGCAAACTGGTGGTGGAAATCCCCGCGCACCCCCTCGCCGAAGAGGGCCCCGTCTACCAGCGCCCGCTCGCCGCGCCCGCTGCGCGTCAGGAAACCCCGGCAGACTGGTTCCGCTTTGCTTCCGAAGGCGCGGATCTCACGCCCTATTTTGCGCAGCTCCTGGCCTCGCCGGCCATTGCCTCCAAGCGCTGGATCACCGAGCAGTACGACACCTCCGTGCGCACCAACACCCTCGCCGGCCCCGGCGCCAGCGATGCCGCGGTGGTCCGCGTGAAGGGCACCCGGCGCGCCCTGGCTCTCTCCACCGACGGCAACGGCCGCTGGTGCCAGCTCCATCCGCGCCTCGGCGCCATGCACGCCGTGGCCGAAGCCGCCCGCAACGTCGCCGCCAGCGGCGCGCGGCCTATCGCCGCCACCAATTGCTTGAATTTCGGCAGCCCGGAAAAGCCCGAAGTGATGTGGCAGTTCAGCGAAACCATCGACGGTCTCGGCGCAGCCTGCACCGCTCTTGGTACCCCCATCACCGGCGGCAACGTCAGCTTCTACAACGAGACCCTCGGCAAATCCATCGACCCCACGCCCACCATCGGCGTCCTCGGCGTCCTCGATGACGCCGCGCACGTCCTGAAGATCGCCTTCCGCGACGCGGGCGACGTCATCGTCTTGCTCGACGGCGCAGGGGAGCGGCTCGCCCTGTCCGCCGACGCTGCGCAGCGCGAATTTTCCTCCAGCGAGTATGCGAAGACGATTGCCGGAATCGTCTCCGGCGAACCGCCGGCCATTGACCTCGCCGCGGAGAAGCGCTTGCAGGAGTGCCTGGTGGCGCTGGCCGCGGCCGGCGCGCTGCGCTCCGCGCATGACATCAGCGACGGCGGCATCGCCGTGACCCTCGCCGAATCCTGCTTCGCCGCGGACGGCCTTTCCGCGGACGTGCAGCTGCCCGCCGGCGAGCCCGCCGAAGCGGCCCTCTTCGGCGAACGCGGGGCCCGCGCGGTCGTCTCGGTGGCCGCGACTTCTCTTGCCGCGCTTCTCGAGAGTGCGAGACAATATAAAGTAGAGGCGCGCGCGATTGGCCGGGTCACCCCCGGCGGCGATTTCCGCATTGCGCTCAAGAAAGACGAAGTCGTCCGCGCATCTCTGGAAACGCTGCGCGACGCCTGGGCCCATGCACTGGTGCGCGCTCTGAAGATTCGTTGACCGCTTTGCGGTCACACATAGCAATGACCAACTGGCACGACATTCCCGACGATCATTTCCACGACGAATGCGGCGTGTTCGGCGTCTTCGGCCACCCCGAAGCGTCCAAGGTCGCCTACCTGGGCATCTACGCCCTGCAGCATCGCGGCCAGGAGTCCGCGGGGATCATCACCAGCGACGGTGGCGAGCTGCACGCGCACAAGGCCATGGGCCAGGTCGCGGAGATTTTCCAGCCCGGCGTGCTCGCCAAGCTTCCCGGCAGCTCGGCCATCGGCCACACCCGCTATTCCACCGCCGGCGACAAGGCCCTGATGAACGCCCAGCCCTTCGTCATCGACTGCAACAAGGGCAAGATCGCCGTGGCGCACAACGGCAACCTGACCAACGCCGGCGACTGGCGCCGCAAGCTCGAGCATCGCGGCTCCATCTTCCAGACCAACAGCGACACCGAAGTGATCGTGCACCTGGTGGCCAAATCCGCCTCCCGCAATCTTTCCAGCGCCCTGGGCGACGCCCTCAACCAGGTCGAAGGCGCCTATTCCCTGGTGGTGCTGACCGCGGAAGAGCTCTTCGCCGCGCGCGATCCCCGTGGTTTCCGCCCCTTGGTGCTGGGCCGGCTGGCCGCGCCCGGCGGTGGCGAAGCCTGGCTCATCGCCTCGGAAACCTGCGCGTTCGATCTGCTCAACGCCGAATACGTGCGCGAGATCGAACCCGGCGAGATGGTGCGCATCTCGCGTTCCGGCGTCGAATCCATTCACTTTGCTCCGGAAAAGCCGCGCCAGCAGTGCATCTTCGAGCATGTCTATTTCTCCCGCCCCGACAGCTTGATCTTCGGCCGCTCCGTGAATGATTCCCGCGAAATGCTCGGCCGCCTGCTGGCCCGCGAGCATCCCGTGGCCGCGGACGTGATCGTGCCGGTTCCCGATTCCGGCGTGCCCGCGGCGGTGGGCTTCGCCATGGAGTCCCAGGTGCCCTTCCGCATGGGCCTGATCCGCAACCATTACGTCGGGCGCACTTTCATCGAGCCCTCCCAGGCCATCCGCGACTTCGGCGTGAAGCTCAAGCTGAACCCGGTGCGCGAACTGATGGCCGGCAAGCGCGTCGTCCTCGTGGACGATTCCATCGTGCGCGGCACCACCAGCAAGAAAATCGTGCGCATGGTGCGCGAAGCGGGCGCCCGCGAGGTGCACGTGCGCATCAGCTGTCCGCCCACGATTTCCCCCTGCTACTACGGCGTGGACACCCCCACGCGCGAGGAGCTCATCGCTTCCTCGCACACTCCCGCGGAGATCTGCAAATACCTGGGTGCGGATTCCCTGGGCTACATTTCGCTGGGCGCGCTGAAGCAGGCGGTGCACGACACTGATGCGACGTTCTGCACCTCGTGTTACACCGGAGTTTATCCCACCGACCTCGTACAACTCGAAGTGCGGGAAAACTCGTCCAATGGTAAGGCGGGCGAAAGCCTCCAGGAAAAGACGTCCGTAACGGTGCCCCGTGAAAGCTGAAGCAAAAAACAAAAATTCCGAAGCCTCGCTGTCGATGAGCAAGCGCGTCCAGAGCGAGGTCATCGCCTGGCTGTGGGTTGCCGCCATCTTCCTGCTCATCAACGGCACGGTCGGCCAGGCCCGCGTCATCCCCTCGGGCTCCATGGAGCGCACCCTGCTCGTCGGCGATCACCTGATCATGAGCCGCCTGGGCTACGACGCCGGCGTGCCCTTCACCCACTGGCACGTGCCCCTGTGGCGCAATCCCTACCGCCAGGAAATCGTGATCTTCAAGCCGCCTTTCGCCCCGGACACCCCCGACTACGTCAAGCGCGTCATCGGCCTGCCCGGCGACACTCTGGAGATTCACGGCGGCGCGGTGTGGATCAACGGCAAGAAGCTCAACGAGCCCTATCTCGACGGTCCCATGGATCCCCAGGAGCATTTCGGGCCGCTCACGGTGCCGCCGGACAACTACTTCGTCATGGGCGACAACCGCCAAAACTCCTACGACAGCCGTTACTGGGGCTTCGTGCCGCGCCATGCGATCATCGGGGCGCCGGTGCTGATTTACATGTCCCTGAATGCGCCCCCTTCGGCCTGGGAGCCGGGGCAGTTTCGCGAGCGGATCTTTGCCTACGCCAACGCCGTGATTCATCCGGGCCTGGTGCGCTGGAAGCGCCTGTTCCATACGTTTTAAGCGGCGGAAGCTGCGCCTGTGTTTCGCGGGTGGTGGCCGGCGGCTCTTCCGCGGCCGGTCCTGCGTGGTGACTCGTGACGCCTGACTGCGGGAAGAGATCTCCCGGAACATTCGTCCCGCTGTCGGAAGAAGCCGCACCCAGTTCCAGATCGGAATCGAGACTTGCCGACACCATGAAATACGCAGACGCCGGAGTGGACATCAAGGTCGCGGACGACGCCAAGCAGCGCATCCGCCACCTCGCCAGCCGCACCTTCACCCCCGCAGTGCTCGGCGGGATTGGCGGTTTTGGCGCGCTCTTTGCCCTGGACAAGAAGAAGTGGAAAGAGCCGGTGCTGGTCTCCAGCGCCGACGGGGTGGGCACCAAGCTCAAAGTCGCCATGGCCATGAAGGTGCACTCCACCGTCGGCGGCGATCTCGTCAACCACTGCGTGAACGACATTCTGGTGCAGGGCGCCGAGCCGCTCTTCTTTCTCGACTACCTGGCCATGGGCAAGCTCGATCCCCAGGTGATCGAGCAGCTTGTCGACGGCATGAGCCGCGCCTGCCGCAAGGCTGGCTGCGCCCTGATCGGCGGCGAGACCGCTGAGATGCCCGGCTTCTACCCCCCGGGCGAGTACGACCTCGCGGGTTTCATCGTCGGCGCCGTGGAACGCAAAAAGCTCCTCAACGGAAAGCACGTGCAGCCGGGCGACGTGCTCCTCGCGCTGCCTTCGGCGGGGCTGCACACCAACGGCTATTCCCTGGCGCGCAAGCTGGTTTTCGAAACGGCGGGCCTCAAGCCCGGCACCTACGTCCCCGAAGTGGGCAACAAGATCGGCGCGGAGCTGCTCAAGCCGCACCTCTGCTATGCCCCGGCGCTGCGCACCATCCTCGCGCGCGGCTGGGTTTCCGCTCTCGCGCACATCACCGGCGGCGGCATTCCAGGCAATCTCCCCCGCGTCCTGCCCGCGGGCGTGCGCGCGCAGATCGATCTGAGCTCCTGGCCCGTCCCGGCGATCTTCCGCTACCTCGCCAAGGTTGGGAAAATCGAGCGCGACGAACTGCTGCAGTCCTTCAACATGGGCGTGGGCATGATCCTGGTCGTGCCGCCGGCGCATAGCAAGCAGGCCGAGGCCGACCTCAAACGCCGCCGCGAAAAGTTCTTCCGCATCGGTCGCATCGAACGCGCCGACGCCACCCGCACTCGCGTCGTCTACTCCGGCTCCCTCAACCTTTAATAGGTTGTGCAAAAACTCAATTAAGAATTAAAGGTGTCATCCAGTCTCTGACGAATTTGGCCCTCTCAAGCCACACGTGTCATCCTGAGGCCCCGATGTTTTTATCGGGGCCCGAAGGATCTCAACTGTAAGTGTTTGCAATACGTGAAACTGAGATTCTTCGCCCATCCTCATCGGATGGGCTCAGAACGGCAGATTCTACTTTTTCCGCAGACTGCCAGCAGGGCGGGAACGCCTGTCCCGCCGCCTACCGCGCCACGTCCTTCAGAATGTCTACAATCACGTTGGTATTCCGGTTGACGATCATGATGTGCGCCCCGAGCACGACGCGCCGATAGCCGGCTGGCAGCCGCGGCAACTGCCGCTCCAGTTCCTCCGGGCAGGGCTGCACGCGCTTCTGCAGGCCCGGCGGCAGCGTGCCGTCGCGCTCCAGATGTTTTTCGAGGCCCGGGGGAAGATTGCCGCCGCGCTTGGCCAGGCCTGGCGGGAGATTCGAGTTGCGATGCGTGTAGTAGCGGGAGATCAGTTCCCGGTCGTGCGCGCCGAAAACGATCCGCACGCGCGTCTTTCCTCCGCGCCCGCCCTGGTCGTCTTCATCATCCCGGTCTTTCTTGTGCTTCTGGTGGCCCTTTCCCTGGCCCTGGCTGTTGCCCTGGGAGTAGCACGGGTTGAGGACCAGAGCCAGGGCGGCCAATCCGAAGAAGCAGTACCGCAAAAAACGTGCAGGCATTTTCGTCTCCTTGAGGGCTTGGGGGCTGCTAGAAAGTGTACTTCGCTGCTGTCTGAATTCCTATGCCCTGGTTTTTCGCGGGTGTCGCTTGGAGAACGTGCGGACCGACCGCCTCTCGTCCGCCGATTCTCCGCTGCTCTTCGGGCTGCTGTTCGTCGGACGCGGAGCAGCCTGCGCTTTGCGCTTCCGGCTCCAATACCACCACCAACACTGCTCCGCGGGAAGCCGCGGGTTGCGCGCCTGCGCCACCGCCGCGCAAAAGACATCCAGGCAGCAGATGTCCACACGCTGGCCCGTTGCCCGGCACAGTTTTTCGTACAGGCGTTGCGGATTCTGCCGCGCGAGCTGCGCCACGCTGCGGATGCCGAGCCGTTCGAAATCACGCAGCATCGCCGGGCCGATGGAGAGGAGGCTGGCCAGTTTCCGGGTCCCCGGCATTCTTCGCTTTACTTTCGCTATAGCCATGTCCACAATCTACGCCAAGCGAGTGGCCGAGACAAGGGGGGAGAGCGCCATGCACACACGAACAAGACTTCTGGCGGCGCTGCTGGCGACAGGGTTTCTGTTGGCGGGCGCGCTGCTTTCCGGGAAAAGTCAGGTCCAGCCGGAAGGAGGCAAGGCGATGGATATACCCATGGTCAAAAGAATAACGCCGGTGCTGTTCGCCGCGGAGATCGAGCCCTGCGTGAAGTTCTGGGTGGAGCGCATGGGCTTCGAGAAAACCGTGGAAGTGCCCGAGGGCGACAGGCTGGGCTTCGCCATCGTGCAGCAGGGCGGCGTCGAGCTGATGTACCAGAGCTACGCCAGCGCGGAGAAGGACCTCCATGCCGCCGCCCTGGGCATCCGCAAGGGCCCCACTTTTCTTTATGTCGAGGTCGAAAATCTCGACGCCGTCCTGGCCGCGATGAAGGGTGTGGCCATCGCGCAGCCGCTGCGCACCACCTTCTACGGCGCCAAGGAGTTCGGCGTGCAGGATCCCGCCGGCCACAGCGTGATGTTTGCGCAGATGGTCGCGCCGCCGCAGCACTGAGCCGCGGCGGGCCGCTCCCGTGGCGCCACGCCCCGTTTTGCGCCGCCGCGCGGATATGCTAACGTTTTGCGCTTATGAAGAAGCGCATCGGCGTCCTGCTCAGCGGCCGCGGCTCGAATTTCGAGGCGTTGGCGGATGCCGCTGCGGCGGGGCGCATCCCCAACGCGGAGATCGCCCTGGTCCTCAGCAATCGCGAGGACGCCCCGGGAATCGCCCGCGCCCGCACCCGCGGCATCGCCGCGCAGGTGATCCCCTCGAAGGGCCTGCAGCGCGAGGCCTACGACCGCCTGGCGGTGGCGGCGTTGCGCGAAAAGCAGGTGGACCTGATCTGTCTGGCAGGCTTCATGCGCCTGCTTTCGCCCTATTTCATCCAGGCCTTCCCGAATCGTATCCTGAATATCCATCCCTCGCTGCTGCCGGCGTTTCCCGGCCTCGAAGCGCAGCGCCAGGCCCTGGACTACGGGGTGAAATTTGCCGGCTGCACCGTGCATTTTGTGGACGAGAGTCTCGACGCCGGCCCCATCGTCCTGCAGGCGGTCGTCCCCGTGCAGGACAACGACACCGAGGAGACGCTTTCCGCGCGCATCCTCGCCGAAGAGCATAGAATTTACTCCCAGGCGGTGCGCATCGTTCTCGAGGGCCGCTACACGGTCGCCGGCCGCCGCGTGCTTCGCACGCAATAAGAGAGAAACATCTGCGAGCGCCGGATAAGAATGAAGAGATGACACAGACGAAATTCAAACCCGTGGACGAACAGCTCGCCTGGCTGCGCAAGGGCGCGGCGGAGATCATTCCCGACGATGGCCTGCGCGCCAAGCTCGAGAAGTCCGCGAAGACCGGCAAGCCCCTGCGCGTCAAGCTCGGCGTGGACCCCACCGCCCCGGATATTCACCTCGGCCACACCGTCGTCATCCGCAAGCTCAAACACTTTCAGGAGATGGGCCACACGGCCATCTTCCTCATTGGCGATTTCACGGCCATGGTCGGCGACCCCACCGGGCAATCCGAGACGCGCCCCCCGCTCACCCGCGAGCAGGTCGACGCCAACGCCAGGACCTACCTCGATCAGGTCTACAAGATCCTCGGCCGCGAAAACACCGAGGTCCGCTACAACAGCGAGTGGCTCGGCAAGCTCAGCTCCTACGAAGTCGTCAATCTCTGCGCCCATTACCGCCTGGCGCGCATGCTGGAGCGCGAGGATTTCCGCTCGCGCCTCGCCGGCAATCTGCCCATCGCCGTCCATGAACTGCTCTATCCGCTCTTCCAGGCCTACGATTCCGTCGTCCTGCGGGCCGATGTCGAGCTGGGCGCCACCGAGCAGAAATTCAATCTCCTCATGGGCCGCGACATCCAGCGCGAATACGGCCAGGAATCGCAAGTGGCCCTGACCATGCCCATCCTCGTCGGCCTCGACGGCCAGCGCAAAATGTCCAAGAGCCTCGGCAACTACGTGGGCATCACCGAAGCCCCCGGCGAAATGTTCGGCAAGATGATGTCCATCCCCGACGCTCTGATGTGGCCGTACTACGAACTGCTCACCGACCGCCGCCCCGGGGAGATTGCCGCGCTCCAGCAGCAGCTCGCCGCCGGCGCGCTGCACCCCATGGACGTGAAGATGCAGCTCGCCCAGGAGGTCATCACCGGCTTCCACGGCGCCGATGCCGCGCGCAAAGCCGCCGAGGAATTTCAGCGCGTCTTCCGCGACCGCCAGGCCCCGGAAGAGGCCCCCGAGCGCAAGCTGCCCCGCGGTGCGGCGAAGAAACTCTCCGTCCTGCTGGTGGAGTTGGAATTGGCGGCGTCCAAGAGCGAAGCCGAGCGCCTCATCAAGCAGGGCGGCGTGGAACTGAATGGCGCGCGCGTGGACGATGTGCGCAAGGAAGTGGATCTGGCTCAGCCCGGCGCATTCCTCCTGCGCGCCGGCAAGAAGAAGTTCCTGCGCCTCGTCGTCGAATAAGCCGGCACACCCGCACAAATAAAAAAACCGGCCTCCCTCGGCTGGCCCGGGATTCCTTCCGGGGCAGCGGGGAGGCCGGCAGAGTCTTTTGCGCCCGCTCCGGCTAGAAGTGGAAGACCACGCCGGAGACGATCTGGAAGTTGGACTGCGTTTCGCCGAAATAGCGCGTGCCCACCCAGTCGCCCTGGAAGCGGAAAGAGATGCGCGGGCTGTAGCGGTAGTCGTAGCCGCCCCCGGCCAGAAAGCCGATGGCGTTGCGGCCGCCCATGGAGGTCTGCGGCTGCAGATGCGAGCCGCCGACGATCGCGTGCACCCACGGCTGCCAGTGGTCGCTGCGGTAAGTGAAGCGCGGCCCCCCGCCATACAGCGCAAATTTGACGTGTTCATTGGCGAATATCGTCGAAGCACTCCCCGCCGCGGTGACCGCGCCTTCCAGGCCGAACCATCGGTTGACCGCATAGGTCACGGAGGTGTGGATGCCGTTCAGAGACACCCCGCTGATGGGCGTGGAGCTGAAATGCACATAGACGTAGGAGAAGCCCAGCTGCCAGCGGTAATCATCGTCGCTTCCGTAGGTCACGCGGCGCGGCGGCGCCGGCGCGGCAAACGCCGCGAACGACGAAGCCTCGGCCAGCGGCGCAGAAAAGGAAGTCGCAACCGGCGCCGCGGGCCAGGCATCCGTGGCGGTGGCCGGTAGTGCCGTTTCCGGGGACGTCGCGCTGAGCCGCGCCAGATCGTTCACGGCGGAACTGTGCGCGACGTTTTCCTGCGCCAAGCAGGATGTGGCGCAGGCCAACAAAGCCGCAGCAAAGAGGCGCTTCTTCATGTTGAGTTCCTCACCTGAAGGCGTGAATCGTCCTCGCCGGGAACGCTTGCTCCTCGCAGAGCGCGTTCGCGGCAAGCTGGGCGGCCCCACGCCAGCAATTGCCAACGGCATCTACGGTAGCGAACCGCCCGGAGCCTTGTCCATGCTCTTTCCCGCGGCCTAAGCCGAAGAGTAACTCGGACGCTTCCCAGCGGAAAAAACGATGGCCGGGCGCCACTTGGGCCCGGCCGCGGGT
Protein-coding sequences here:
- the purQ gene encoding phosphoribosylformylglycinamidine synthase subunit PurQ; its protein translation is MKFGVVVFPGSNCDHDAFYAISNVLQQPVEFIWHQSENLAHCDAVILPGGFSYGDYLRTGAIARFSPVMKSVEKFAKSGGLVLGICNGFQILCEAGLLPGAMLRNAGLRFICRPVHVRVEQTDTPFTCAAQKRQILKIPIAHSDGNYTCDAATLAELETNRQVIFRYTTPDGKNDAAGNPNGSLNNIAGICNRERNVVGLMPHPERAVESALDSADGLVVFRSLAEALVGTAKA
- the purL gene encoding phosphoribosylformylglycinamidine synthase subunit PurL, translating into MATASTEIKVTPEIAAEHGLTPQEYARVQQILGRDPNITELGIFSVMWSEHCSYKSSKVHLKRLPTRGKLVVQGPGENAGVVDIGDGLVAAFKIESHNHPSFVEPFQGAATGVGGILRDIFTMGARPIAVLDSLRFGPLTAGHGISEEDAARNRRILDGVIRGIGHYGNCFGVPTVGGEVGFEPCYTANPLVNALALGIAKKDEIFLAKARGTGNPVIYVGAKTGRDGIHGASLLASAEFTEESQQKRPNVQVGDPFVEKLLLEACLEAMHTGAIVAIQDMGAAGLTCSTCEMASRGETGIEIDLARVPQRETRMTPYEIMLSESQERMLLVAEKGREDEVLGVFAKWGLDAVVVGEVTAGGLLRVRDHGKLVVEIPAHPLAEEGPVYQRPLAAPAARQETPADWFRFASEGADLTPYFAQLLASPAIASKRWITEQYDTSVRTNTLAGPGASDAAVVRVKGTRRALALSTDGNGRWCQLHPRLGAMHAVAEAARNVAASGARPIAATNCLNFGSPEKPEVMWQFSETIDGLGAACTALGTPITGGNVSFYNETLGKSIDPTPTIGVLGVLDDAAHVLKIAFRDAGDVIVLLDGAGERLALSADAAQREFSSSEYAKTIAGIVSGEPPAIDLAAEKRLQECLVALAAAGALRSAHDISDGGIAVTLAESCFAADGLSADVQLPAGEPAEAALFGERGARAVVSVAATSLAALLESARQYKVEARAIGRVTPGGDFRIALKKDEVVRASLETLRDAWAHALVRALKIR
- the purF gene encoding amidophosphoribosyltransferase, giving the protein MTNWHDIPDDHFHDECGVFGVFGHPEASKVAYLGIYALQHRGQESAGIITSDGGELHAHKAMGQVAEIFQPGVLAKLPGSSAIGHTRYSTAGDKALMNAQPFVIDCNKGKIAVAHNGNLTNAGDWRRKLEHRGSIFQTNSDTEVIVHLVAKSASRNLSSALGDALNQVEGAYSLVVLTAEELFAARDPRGFRPLVLGRLAAPGGGEAWLIASETCAFDLLNAEYVREIEPGEMVRISRSGVESIHFAPEKPRQQCIFEHVYFSRPDSLIFGRSVNDSREMLGRLLAREHPVAADVIVPVPDSGVPAAVGFAMESQVPFRMGLIRNHYVGRTFIEPSQAIRDFGVKLKLNPVRELMAGKRVVLVDDSIVRGTTSKKIVRMVREAGAREVHVRISCPPTISPCYYGVDTPTREELIASSHTPAEICKYLGADSLGYISLGALKQAVHDTDATFCTSCYTGVYPTDLVQLEVRENSSNGKAGESLQEKTSVTVPRES
- the lepB gene encoding signal peptidase I, which produces MSKRVQSEVIAWLWVAAIFLLINGTVGQARVIPSGSMERTLLVGDHLIMSRLGYDAGVPFTHWHVPLWRNPYRQEIVIFKPPFAPDTPDYVKRVIGLPGDTLEIHGGAVWINGKKLNEPYLDGPMDPQEHFGPLTVPPDNYFVMGDNRQNSYDSRYWGFVPRHAIIGAPVLIYMSLNAPPSAWEPGQFRERIFAYANAVIHPGLVRWKRLFHTF
- the purM gene encoding phosphoribosylformylglycinamidine cyclo-ligase is translated as MKYADAGVDIKVADDAKQRIRHLASRTFTPAVLGGIGGFGALFALDKKKWKEPVLVSSADGVGTKLKVAMAMKVHSTVGGDLVNHCVNDILVQGAEPLFFLDYLAMGKLDPQVIEQLVDGMSRACRKAGCALIGGETAEMPGFYPPGEYDLAGFIVGAVERKKLLNGKHVQPGDVLLALPSAGLHTNGYSLARKLVFETAGLKPGTYVPEVGNKIGAELLKPHLCYAPALRTILARGWVSALAHITGGGIPGNLPRVLPAGVRAQIDLSSWPVPAIFRYLAKVGKIERDELLQSFNMGVGMILVVPPAHSKQAEADLKRRREKFFRIGRIERADATRTRVVYSGSLNL
- a CDS encoding helix-hairpin-helix domain-containing protein — translated: MPGTRKLASLLSIGPAMLRDFERLGIRSVAQLARQNPQRLYEKLCRATGQRVDICCLDVFCAAVAQARNPRLPAEQCWWWYWSRKRKAQAAPRPTNSSPKSSGESADERRSVRTFSKRHPRKTRA
- the purN gene encoding phosphoribosylglycinamide formyltransferase yields the protein MKKRIGVLLSGRGSNFEALADAAAAGRIPNAEIALVLSNREDAPGIARARTRGIAAQVIPSKGLQREAYDRLAVAALREKQVDLICLAGFMRLLSPYFIQAFPNRILNIHPSLLPAFPGLEAQRQALDYGVKFAGCTVHFVDESLDAGPIVLQAVVPVQDNDTEETLSARILAEEHRIYSQAVRIVLEGRYTVAGRRVLRTQ
- the tyrS gene encoding tyrosine--tRNA ligase, with translation MTQTKFKPVDEQLAWLRKGAAEIIPDDGLRAKLEKSAKTGKPLRVKLGVDPTAPDIHLGHTVVIRKLKHFQEMGHTAIFLIGDFTAMVGDPTGQSETRPPLTREQVDANARTYLDQVYKILGRENTEVRYNSEWLGKLSSYEVVNLCAHYRLARMLEREDFRSRLAGNLPIAVHELLYPLFQAYDSVVLRADVELGATEQKFNLLMGRDIQREYGQESQVALTMPILVGLDGQRKMSKSLGNYVGITEAPGEMFGKMMSIPDALMWPYYELLTDRRPGEIAALQQQLAAGALHPMDVKMQLAQEVITGFHGADAARKAAEEFQRVFRDRQAPEEAPERKLPRGAAKKLSVLLVELELAASKSEAERLIKQGGVELNGARVDDVRKEVDLAQPGAFLLRAGKKKFLRLVVE